GCGCGGATGTTCTGACTTGAACCACTGGAGAAAGCTGCCGTCGTGCGAGAAGGGCACAAAGGCAACTTTTGAAGTGGAGGCAAGTCAGTCCAAGCGAACCAGAATAACACAAAGTGTGAGCGCGGATGTTCTGACTTGAACCACTGGAGAAAGCTGCCGTCGTGCGAGAAGGGCACAAAGGCAACTTTTGAAGTGGAGACAAGTCAATCCAAGCGAACCAGAATAAGGAGATTTATCTGATAATGGAAAAAAAAAGAGGTTTTGAAGTTGTGTCATATTACGAACATCAACATATTCAGTTGCCTAAGCGTGCCACGCATCACGCAGCAGGTTATGATATTGAAGCAAGCGAAGATATCGTCTTGCCGAGTTTTTGGCATGAATTAATGCGTTATTTATTACAAGAAATGAAACAATGGATTTATCAAACACCCGATAAAAAAGACGAACACGTAGCGAGATTGCGAGATAAATTATTAAAACCAACACTTATTCCAACAGGATTAAAAGCGTATATGCAAGATGACGAATATTTACAAATTATTAATCGTTCAAGTAATCCATTAAAACGATTTTTAGTTTTACCAAATAGTGTCGGTATTATTGATAGCGACTACTATAACAATGAAGCCAATGAAGGACATATTTTTGTTCAAATGCTAAACTTTGGTTTAGTCGATCAAAAAATTAAAAAGGGTGAACGTATTGCTCAAGGTATTTTCACGTCATTTTTAAAAATCGATAGTGATGCAGGAGGACAAGGCGTGCGCACTGGAGGATTTGGTTCTTCGGATAAATAAACGACAAAAAATAAGCAAACAGAAAGGAGAAAGTGAATGGCGAAAAAAAAGGTAATGTACGAGTGCATGGCTTGTGGTTATGAATCGCCACGATGGTTAGGTAAGTGTCCTGAATGTGGCGGCTGGAACCAAATGGAAGAACAATTAGTGACGTCATCGTCGATTGATAAGCGTGTTCAGGTTCAAACATCAAAACAGCCGTTGTCACGCGGGGCTAAGCAGTTGCATGAAATTCAATACACTAATGAATCACGTGTGAATACAGATTTTTCAGAATTTGACCGTGTCCTTGGTGGAGGCGTTGTAAATGGTTCTTTAGTATTGATTGGTGGCGATCCCGGGATTGGTAAATCCACCTTACTCCTACAGGTTTCATTGCAATTAGCCAATAAAGGTCAAAAGTTATTATATGTATCGGGGGAAGAAAGTTTATCACAAATCAAAATGCGTGCAGAGCGACTCTCGTTGAACAGTAATCAATTTTATTTATTGTCAGAAACAGATTTGACTGCTGTAGCTGGTGAAATTCAGCGCATTGAACCTGATATGGTAATTATTGACTCTATTCAAACCATGACGTCACCAGAACATAATGGTGTTGCCGGTAGTGTCTCACAATTAAGAGAAACGACGAATTTATTAATGCGTATTGCTAAAGACAATCAAATTGCTATATTTATTGTTGGACATGTAACTAAAGAAGGTAATATCGCCGGACCAAGAATGTTGGAACATATGGTGGATACAGTATTGTATTTTGAGGGTGAAAAGCATAATCGTTTTCGTATTTTACGTGCGGTGAAAAATCGTTTTGGTTCAACGAATGAATTGGGTGTCTTTGAAATGCTTGACGTAGGGTTACAAGAAGTCACCAATCCATCGGAATTATTTTTAGAAGAACGATTACCAGGCGCTACCGGTTCAACGGTCGTAGCGGCGCTAGAAGGTACACGAACGATTTTAGCGGAAATACAGTCGCTAATGACCCCCACAGTTTTTGGGAACGCAAAACGTACAGCTAGTGGAATTGAACATCAACGTGTTTCGCTTTTATTGGCAGTAATGGAAAAACATTGCGGATTGCTAGTTCAAAATCAAGATGCTTTTTTTAAAACAACAGGTGGGGTACGATTAGATGAGCCAGCTATTGACTTAGCAATTGCGATGAGTATCGCATCTAGTTACTGGAATCGACCAACGCAGATTGATGATTGTTTTGTAGGTGAAATTGGTTTAACAGGTGAGATAAGACGAGTAACGCAAGTGAAAGAACGGATTGTTGAAGCTAATAAATTAGGGTTTAAACGCATCTTTGTACCTAAAAATAATGTCCAAGGATTAACATTAAACACGACGATTGAAGTCATCCCAGTTTCCACTATTAAACAAGCATTGGCAATTGTATTTCCAAGGTAAGAAAGGAGGATAAAATGTATAAACGAATAATTACGGGGTTATCCGTATTGATTGGATTAAGCTTTGGCGTTACGGTAGGACCAGGTTTATGGATGGGTATACCGAATTTACCAAGTTGGATTAGTAATATT
The genomic region above belongs to Aerococcaceae bacterium zg-1292 and contains:
- a CDS encoding dUTP diphosphatase; this encodes MEKKRGFEVVSYYEHQHIQLPKRATHHAAGYDIEASEDIVLPSFWHELMRYLLQEMKQWIYQTPDKKDEHVARLRDKLLKPTLIPTGLKAYMQDDEYLQIINRSSNPLKRFLVLPNSVGIIDSDYYNNEANEGHIFVQMLNFGLVDQKIKKGERIAQGIFTSFLKIDSDAGGQGVRTGGFGSSDK
- the radA gene encoding DNA repair protein RadA, translated to MAKKKVMYECMACGYESPRWLGKCPECGGWNQMEEQLVTSSSIDKRVQVQTSKQPLSRGAKQLHEIQYTNESRVNTDFSEFDRVLGGGVVNGSLVLIGGDPGIGKSTLLLQVSLQLANKGQKLLYVSGEESLSQIKMRAERLSLNSNQFYLLSETDLTAVAGEIQRIEPDMVIIDSIQTMTSPEHNGVAGSVSQLRETTNLLMRIAKDNQIAIFIVGHVTKEGNIAGPRMLEHMVDTVLYFEGEKHNRFRILRAVKNRFGSTNELGVFEMLDVGLQEVTNPSELFLEERLPGATGSTVVAALEGTRTILAEIQSLMTPTVFGNAKRTASGIEHQRVSLLLAVMEKHCGLLVQNQDAFFKTTGGVRLDEPAIDLAIAMSIASSYWNRPTQIDDCFVGEIGLTGEIRRVTQVKERIVEANKLGFKRIFVPKNNVQGLTLNTTIEVIPVSTIKQALAIVFPR